The Leptospira meyeri region GATACTACCAAATCAAACTTTGAAAAACAAAAATCGTTTTGTCTAAATCCTAAAAAAATCTTCCTTAAATCCCTTCTCGCCTAACCATTTACTTTGTAAAAGATTATATCCTACAATTTCAAAATCACGAGAAATCCATTTTCTGTATTTTTTTTTGGACCTTGAAAAAGCATATGGATCAATAAATTTCATTTCTTCTTTCATAACCGCATAGTCTTCATTAGTTGGAACTGTAAAATACAGATAATTACAATACTTAGCCATTTTTTCCAGAACATCTGGGATCATGGAATCGGGAAGGTATTGGATCACGGAATTACAAATCCCTAACTCCACTGGTTCCTTTTCTAACTTGGGGAGTTTGAAAGTTTCTAAGGATTCGTGGTATATATGAAACTTATCAGAACGTTTGACCCAGTCTTTTTTCTTTAAGTCTTCATAGGCCTCTTTGGAAGCATCCACTGCATACACTTTTACGGGAGAAAAAGTTTTTACCATCTCCCGAAGTAAAATTGCTTTTC contains the following coding sequences:
- a CDS encoding class I SAM-dependent methyltransferase, whose product is MKSFLKKQNFGFGKNGKEFDGSYWSDIYGNGLDVDGSYNAKQHAEYLKALFQLMEISVYKMADFGFGKAILLREMVKTFSPVKVYAVDASKEAYEDLKKKDWVKRSDKFHIYHESLETFKLPKLEKEPVELGICNSVIQYLPDSMIPDVLEKMAKYCNYLYFTVPTNEDYAVMKEEMKFIDPYAFSRSKKKYRKWISRDFEIVGYNLLQSKWLGEKGFKEDFFRI